The proteins below are encoded in one region of Lepisosteus oculatus isolate fLepOcu1 chromosome 10, fLepOcu1.hap2, whole genome shotgun sequence:
- the rbm12bb gene encoding RNA binding motif protein 12Bb isoform X2 encodes MAVVIRLQGLRIDAGSEDIRSFFTGLKIPDGGVHIIGGELEEAFIIFVSDEDARRAMIRSGGCIKGSPVHLQLSSKTEMQNVLEASTRTKEASKSRIYNERLGLRRTDSRAGSSAFTESFSEVQSKDPLHLGSPSDPIVSVKRKIRYPRKILPCNSDGYYLHLHGMPFSVTEKDVRMFFQGLEVEGILLFQNKHGQKNGRGIVKFATLRDASEGLKRDREYIGSRFVEVNCCTEKEWINAGGREGPNVGDAVVYDRESSPASVERYSRGRTRSRSPVMYRSRSSSPSNEEYCVLVENLSYTVEKKDIQRFFHPVVLSDDQILHLYDRNGKKTRAAFVLFKSLKDYCAGLGRHKDVMVHRMTYVSPISKEKMVKMLETLEEKLEEPRESSSRSLEKPQSTQRSRHPSERTCIYVRNLPFDVRKVEVMDFFQGFAISEDCIHLLHDEKGNGLGEALVRFQSEEEASKAEYLNGQRFLGCKVMLKCISRAQVLEFGVFDFGGTRSGRRQNSPLGCTGLNERSRKSNLDFLDFNVRENDMKAPFDEKLNISMGSNRALDPAVNNINSGFEREDRPRHDGFGNPGTYDGPTCVKLVNLPLKITINEIYDFCYGYQVIPGSVSLQYNRRGLPKGSATVVFESWREAQTAVQELNGRPIGTRKIQLTFV; translated from the coding sequence ATGGCGGTGGTCATCCGCTTACAGGGGCTTAGAATCGATGCTGGTTCTGAGGATATACGCAGTTTCTTCACTGGACTGAAAATCCCTGATGGTGGGGTACACATTATTGGTGGAGAGCTCGAAGAGGCTTTCATTATATTTGTCTCAGATGAAGATGCAAGGCGTGCTATGATTCGCTCTGGAGGATGTATTAAAGGGTCTCCGGTACATCTACAGCTCAGCAGCAAGACGGAGATGCAAAATGTCCTTGAAGCCAGCACAAGAACGAAAGAAGCAAGTAAAAGTAGGATTTACAATGAGAGACTGGGATTGCGCAGGACCGACTCGAGGGCGGGCTCTTCAGCCTTTACAGAGAGTTTTTCAGAGGTCCAAAGTAAGGATCCTTTACATCTTGGTAGTCCTTCAGATCCAATTGTTTCTGTCAAGAGAAAAATCCGCTACCCAAGGAAGATTCTGCCATGCAATAGTGATGGCTACTATTTGCATTTGCATGGGATGCCATTTTCTGTCACGGAGAAGGACGTGCGAATGTTTTTTCAAGGGCTAGAAGTGGAGGGTATCCTTctgttccaaaacaaacatgggCAAAAAAATGGCCGAGGGATTGTGAAGTTCGCTACTTTGCGTGATGCAAGCGAGGGCCTTAAGCGGGACCGTGAGTACATTGGATCGAGATTTGTGGAAGTGAACTGCTGCACAGAGAAGGAGTGGATTAACGCAGGGGGTCGTGAAGGACCGAATGTTGGTGATGCTGTTGTGTATGATAGAGAGTCATCTCCAGCTTCTGTGGAAAGGTATTCTAGAGGTAGAACAAGGTCAAGGTCACCAGTAATGTACAGGTCTAGGTCATCTTCACCTTCTAATGAAGAGTATTGTGTTTTGGTGGAAAACCTGTCATACACTGTTGAAAAGAAGGATATACAGAGATTCTTTCACCCTGTGGTCTTGAGTGATGACCAGATTTTGCATTTGTATGACCggaatgggaaaaaaacaagggCAGCGTTTGTGTTGTTTAAGAGTCTGAAAGATTACTGTGCAGGTTTGGGACGCCACAAAGATGTCATGGTCCACCGTATGACGTATGTGTCCCCGATCTCCAAGGAGAAAATGGTAAAAATGTTGGAAACGTTAGAAGAGAAGCTTGAGGAACCCCGTGAAAGTTCCAGTcgatcacttgaaaaacctCAGTCTACTCAAAGAAGCAGGCATCCATCTGAAAGGACTTGTATTTATGTGCGAAACTTACCTTTTGATGTGCGTAAAGTGGAGGTCATGGATTTTTTCCAAGGATTTGCGATATCCGAGGATTGCATTCATTTGCTGCATGATGAGAAAGGCAATGGGCTTGGGGAGGCCTTGGTGAGGTTTCAGTCTGAGGAGGAGGCTTCAAAGGCGGAGTACTTGAACGGCCAAAGATTTCTGGGATGCAAGGTGATGCTCAAGTGCATATCAAGAGCACAGGTGCTGGAATTTGGTGTCTTTGATTTTGGAGGAACTCGGAGTGGACGAAGACAGAACAGTCCTCTGGGGTGCACGGGCCTTAATGAGAGGAGTCGCAAATCTAACTTGGACTTTTTGGATTTTAACGTTCGTGAAAATGATATGAAAGCACCTTTTGATGAAAAATTGAACATTTCTATGGGAAGCAACCGTGCTTTGGATCCAGCCGTGAACAACATAAATTCTGGTTTTGAGAGAGAAGATCGACCCAGACATGATGGATTTGGTAACCCTGGAACCTATGATGGCCCTACGTGTGTTAAACTGGTCAATTTACCGTTGAAAATAACCATCAATGAAATCTATGACTTCTGTTATGGGTACCAGGTGATTCCAGGTTCAGTGTCATTGCAGTACAACAGGAGAGGACTTCCCAAAGGCTCTGCGACTGTTGTTTTTGAATCTTGGCGAGAAGCACAAACTGCGGTTCAAGAATTAAATGGGAGACCAATTGGAACTCGGAAAATCCAGTTAACTTTTGTTTAA
- the rbm12bb gene encoding RNA binding motif protein 12Bb isoform X1 produces MNSSYPQVLLYVLSMAVVIRLQGLRIDAGSEDIRSFFTGLKIPDGGVHIIGGELEEAFIIFVSDEDARRAMIRSGGCIKGSPVHLQLSSKTEMQNVLEASTRTKEASKSRIYNERLGLRRTDSRAGSSAFTESFSEVQSKDPLHLGSPSDPIVSVKRKIRYPRKILPCNSDGYYLHLHGMPFSVTEKDVRMFFQGLEVEGILLFQNKHGQKNGRGIVKFATLRDASEGLKRDREYIGSRFVEVNCCTEKEWINAGGREGPNVGDAVVYDRESSPASVERYSRGRTRSRSPVMYRSRSSSPSNEEYCVLVENLSYTVEKKDIQRFFHPVVLSDDQILHLYDRNGKKTRAAFVLFKSLKDYCAGLGRHKDVMVHRMTYVSPISKEKMVKMLETLEEKLEEPRESSSRSLEKPQSTQRSRHPSERTCIYVRNLPFDVRKVEVMDFFQGFAISEDCIHLLHDEKGNGLGEALVRFQSEEEASKAEYLNGQRFLGCKVMLKCISRAQVLEFGVFDFGGTRSGRRQNSPLGCTGLNERSRKSNLDFLDFNVRENDMKAPFDEKLNISMGSNRALDPAVNNINSGFEREDRPRHDGFGNPGTYDGPTCVKLVNLPLKITINEIYDFCYGYQVIPGSVSLQYNRRGLPKGSATVVFESWREAQTAVQELNGRPIGTRKIQLTFV; encoded by the exons ATGAATTCATCCTACCCACAG GTCCTGTTGTATGTGCTCAGCATGGCGGTGGTCATCCGCTTACAGGGGCTTAGAATCGATGCTGGTTCTGAGGATATACGCAGTTTCTTCACTGGACTGAAAATCCCTGATGGTGGGGTACACATTATTGGTGGAGAGCTCGAAGAGGCTTTCATTATATTTGTCTCAGATGAAGATGCAAGGCGTGCTATGATTCGCTCTGGAGGATGTATTAAAGGGTCTCCGGTACATCTACAGCTCAGCAGCAAGACGGAGATGCAAAATGTCCTTGAAGCCAGCACAAGAACGAAAGAAGCAAGTAAAAGTAGGATTTACAATGAGAGACTGGGATTGCGCAGGACCGACTCGAGGGCGGGCTCTTCAGCCTTTACAGAGAGTTTTTCAGAGGTCCAAAGTAAGGATCCTTTACATCTTGGTAGTCCTTCAGATCCAATTGTTTCTGTCAAGAGAAAAATCCGCTACCCAAGGAAGATTCTGCCATGCAATAGTGATGGCTACTATTTGCATTTGCATGGGATGCCATTTTCTGTCACGGAGAAGGACGTGCGAATGTTTTTTCAAGGGCTAGAAGTGGAGGGTATCCTTctgttccaaaacaaacatgggCAAAAAAATGGCCGAGGGATTGTGAAGTTCGCTACTTTGCGTGATGCAAGCGAGGGCCTTAAGCGGGACCGTGAGTACATTGGATCGAGATTTGTGGAAGTGAACTGCTGCACAGAGAAGGAGTGGATTAACGCAGGGGGTCGTGAAGGACCGAATGTTGGTGATGCTGTTGTGTATGATAGAGAGTCATCTCCAGCTTCTGTGGAAAGGTATTCTAGAGGTAGAACAAGGTCAAGGTCACCAGTAATGTACAGGTCTAGGTCATCTTCACCTTCTAATGAAGAGTATTGTGTTTTGGTGGAAAACCTGTCATACACTGTTGAAAAGAAGGATATACAGAGATTCTTTCACCCTGTGGTCTTGAGTGATGACCAGATTTTGCATTTGTATGACCggaatgggaaaaaaacaagggCAGCGTTTGTGTTGTTTAAGAGTCTGAAAGATTACTGTGCAGGTTTGGGACGCCACAAAGATGTCATGGTCCACCGTATGACGTATGTGTCCCCGATCTCCAAGGAGAAAATGGTAAAAATGTTGGAAACGTTAGAAGAGAAGCTTGAGGAACCCCGTGAAAGTTCCAGTcgatcacttgaaaaacctCAGTCTACTCAAAGAAGCAGGCATCCATCTGAAAGGACTTGTATTTATGTGCGAAACTTACCTTTTGATGTGCGTAAAGTGGAGGTCATGGATTTTTTCCAAGGATTTGCGATATCCGAGGATTGCATTCATTTGCTGCATGATGAGAAAGGCAATGGGCTTGGGGAGGCCTTGGTGAGGTTTCAGTCTGAGGAGGAGGCTTCAAAGGCGGAGTACTTGAACGGCCAAAGATTTCTGGGATGCAAGGTGATGCTCAAGTGCATATCAAGAGCACAGGTGCTGGAATTTGGTGTCTTTGATTTTGGAGGAACTCGGAGTGGACGAAGACAGAACAGTCCTCTGGGGTGCACGGGCCTTAATGAGAGGAGTCGCAAATCTAACTTGGACTTTTTGGATTTTAACGTTCGTGAAAATGATATGAAAGCACCTTTTGATGAAAAATTGAACATTTCTATGGGAAGCAACCGTGCTTTGGATCCAGCCGTGAACAACATAAATTCTGGTTTTGAGAGAGAAGATCGACCCAGACATGATGGATTTGGTAACCCTGGAACCTATGATGGCCCTACGTGTGTTAAACTGGTCAATTTACCGTTGAAAATAACCATCAATGAAATCTATGACTTCTGTTATGGGTACCAGGTGATTCCAGGTTCAGTGTCATTGCAGTACAACAGGAGAGGACTTCCCAAAGGCTCTGCGACTGTTGTTTTTGAATCTTGGCGAGAAGCACAAACTGCGGTTCAAGAATTAAATGGGAGACCAATTGGAACTCGGAAAATCCAGTTAACTTTTGTTTAA